The Argentina anserina chromosome 3, drPotAnse1.1, whole genome shotgun sequence genome includes a region encoding these proteins:
- the LOC126787139 gene encoding LOW QUALITY PROTEIN: mitogen-activated protein kinase kinase kinase 18-like (The sequence of the model RefSeq protein was modified relative to this genomic sequence to represent the inferred CDS: deleted 1 base in 1 codon) yields the protein MEWTRGPIIGRGSTAAVSLATGAVSGEVFAVKSAELSRSMFLRKEQCFLSKLSSPHVVKYLGCDVSNEQNEPMYNLFMEYVPGGTLSDVIRRQGKQLEEGVIRSYTQQIVQGLEYLHSNGLAHCDIKSQNILVAEESGKIKIADLGCAKLVHEAPTSPFSGTPVFMAPEVARGEEQGFEADIWALGCTLIEMATGGSSPWPEVSDPVSALYRIGFSGDLPEFPKWLSKEGKDFLSNCLTKCPRERWTAKELLEHPFLKDCSMVSTSLSSSPISVLDQGLWDSFEVFEVIPPQKFVCQSICSGSSPQERIKMLIGGTCSTFSDTPNWEFDENWFTVRSNGDEDIEALLKNNNATVAISEQQSMEATVTLDMDVDEELHSSICDDEELALEGFVESNSRIGSDGEFIISYIVTDDSFVNNLDIEQDTRNYSFFHSRFYHSCFDFSGQTVVLIFLLLMSSLFSASLIQCDMTDQFLYRLK from the exons ATGGAGTGGACAAGAGGTCCGATCATCGGTCGCGGCTCCACCGCCGCTGTTTCTCTCGCTACCGGAGCCGTCTCCGGTGAGGTATTCGCGGTGAAGTCGGCCGAGCTTTCGCGGTCGATGTTCTTGCGGAAGGAGCAGTGTTTTCTATCTAAGCTGAGCTCTCCGCATGTGGTCAAGTACTTGGGTTGTGATGTTAGTAATGAGCAGAATGAGCCTATGTACAATCTTTTCATGGAGTACGTACCGGGCGGTACGCTTTCCGACGTGATTCGACGACAAGGAAAGCAGCTCGAGGAGGGTGTGATCCGATCATATACGCAGCAGATTGTGCAGGGTCTGGAGTATCTTCATTCCAATGGGTTGGCACATTGTGACATTAAGAGCCAGAACATTTTGGTGGCCGAAGAGAGTGGGAAGATCAAAATTGCTGATCTGGGCTGTGCTAAGTTGGTGCATGAAGCGCCCACGTCGCCATTTTCCGGCACGCCGGTGTTCATGGCGCCGGAGGTGGCGAGGGGAGAGGAGCAGGGCTTTGAAGCTGATATATGGGCACTTGGGTGTACATTGATTGAGATGGCCACCGGTGGCAGTAGCCCCTGGCCGGAGGTAAGTGACCCTGTTTCTGCTCTCTACCGGATTGGATTCTCCGGTGACTTGCCGGAGTTTCCGAAGTGGCTTTCGAAAGAGGGTAAGGATTTCTTGAGCAATTGCTTAACGAAATGCCCAAGAGAGAGGTGGACAGCTAAGGAGCTTCTCGAGCATCCATTTCTTAAAGACTGCTCAATGGTGTCTACGAGCTTGAGCTCATCTCCTATTAGTGTGTTGGATCAAGGCCTCTGGGATTCATTTGAAGTCTTTGAAGTTATTCCTCCACAGAAATTTGTTTGTCAAAGCATTTGTTCCGGTTCTTCCCCACAAGAAAGGATCAAGATGTTGATTGGAGGAACTTGTTCTACATTTTCAGATACTCCCAATTGGGAATTTGATGAGAACTGGTTCACTGTTAGAAGCAATGGCGATGAGGATATAGAAGCCTTATTGAAGAACAACAATGCCACAGTTGCTATCTCAGAGCAGCAATCTATGGAGGCAACTGTTACATTAGATATGGATGTCGATGAGGAACTTCACAGTTCAATATGTGATGATGAAGAATTAGCTCTTGAAGGTTTTGTAGAATCTAACAGTAGAATTGGTAGCGACGGAGAATTTATAATCTCATACATTGTTACAGACGATTCTTTTGTAAACAATCTTGATATTGAACAAGATACTCggaattattctttttttcaCTCCCGTTTTTATCATtcatgttttgatttttccggCCAAACTGTGGTGCTTATATTCCTCTTGTTAATGTCTTCTCTGTTTTCTGCTAGT TTGATACAATGCGACATGACAGATCAATTTCTCTATAGACTAAAATAA
- the LOC126788772 gene encoding uncharacterized protein LOC126788772 — protein sequence MIQVLFTVVFAEMVLILSLLFRSPLRQLVLMGLDRSKQGRGPLVAKSVGGTILVFFSSTIYSVFNVHKKRSSTDAGFVNPTDEVLMAHCLLEASLIGFALFLALMIDRLHYYIKELYRLRKYRQDELKMECDEQSRIRKTSRDGTAPVIKKT from the exons ATGATTCAAGTTTTATTTACAGTCGTGTTTGCCGAAATGGTATTGATTCTGAGTCTTCTGTTTAGAAGCCCTTTGAGGCAGTTGGTGCTCATGGGATTGGATCGTTCGAAGCAGGGACGAGGGCCGTTGGTGGCGAAGAGTGTGGGAGGAACCATTCTCGTCTTCTTTAGCTCCACCATATACAGTGTGTTCAATGTTCATAAGAAACGCTCATCAACAGATGCAGGCTTTGTTAATCCAACTGACGAGGTTCTTATGGCACACTGCTTATTAGAAGCATCTCTTATAG GGTTTGCCTTATTCTTGGCACTTATGATAGATAGGCTGCACTACTATATCAAAGAGCTCTATCGACTTAGAAAATACAGGCAAGACGAACTGAAAATGGAATGCGACGAGCAAAGCCGGATCAGGAAAACCAGCAGGGACGGTACTGCACCAGTGATAAAAAAGACATGA
- the LOC126786097 gene encoding aspartic proteinase A1-like, producing the protein MQVKMEAKLKSVTATLYLCFLLFPLELCASNDGLLRVGLKKRKFDQNNRVAANLQSKNGDAVRAVVQKYNLRGALGDDQDIDIVSLKNYMDAQYFGEIGIGTPPQKFTVIFDTGSSNLWVPSSKCYFSIACYLHPKYKSSSSSTYSKNGKPAAIQYGTGAISGFFSGDHVTVGDLVVADQEFIEATKEPGITFLVAKFDGILGLGFQEISVGNAVPVWYNMVKQGLVKESVFSFWFNRHADEEEGGELVFGGVDPNHYVGEHTYVPVTQKGYWQFGMGDVLIDGQTTGFCAGGCSAIADSGTSLLVGPTTIITELNHAIGATGIVSQECKTVVAEYGDTIIKMILAKDQPQKICSQIGLCTFDGTHGVSVGIESVVDKSSAGLSDAMCSACEMTVVWMQNQLKQNQTQDRILDYVNQLCDRLPSPMGESAVDCAGLSSMPSVSFTIGGKQFDLAPEQYVLKVGEGEVAQCISGFTALDVPPPRGPLWILGDVFMGQYHTVFDFGNERIGFAEAA; encoded by the exons ATGCAGGTGAAAATGGAAGCCAAGCTCAAGTCTGTTACGGCGACGCTGTATCTTTGTTTCCTCTTGTTTCCCTTGGAGTTGTGCGCATCCAATGATGGATTGCTCCGTGTTGGACTGAAAAAGAGGAAGTTTGATCAGAATAACCGCGTTGCTGCCAACCTTCAGTCCAAGAATGGAGATGCTGTGAGGGCTGTTGTCCAGAAATATAATCTCCGTGGAGCTTTGGGAGATGACCAGGACATTGATATTGTGTCTCTCAAGAACTACATGGATGCGCAGTACTTTGGGGAGATTGGTATTGGCACTCCGCCTCAGAAGTTCACTGTGATCTTTGATACTGGTAGCTCGAACTTGTGGGTGCCTTCATCTAAATGTTATTTCTCG ATTGCCTGCTATTTACATCCAAAGTATAAATCAAGCAGTTCAAGCACCTACAGCAAAAATG GTAAACCTGCAGCAATCCAATATGGAACTGGCGCAATCTCTGGCTTCTTCAGTGGAGACCACGTTACAGTTGGTGATCTCGTTGTGGCAGATCAG GAATTTATTGAGGCAACCAAGGAGCCTGGCATCACATTTTTGGTGGCAAAGTTTGATGGCATACTTGGCCTTGGATTTCAAGAAATTTCAGTTGGAAATGCTGTTCCTGTGTG GTACAACATGGTCAAGCAGGGTCTTGTTAAGGAATCTGTTTTCTCGTTCTGGTTTAATCGCCATGCTGACGAAGAGGAAGGAGGTGAACTTGTTTTTGGTGGTGTAGATCCTAATCATTATGTTGGAGAGCACACATATGTTCCTGTTACACAGAAAGGCTATTGGCAG TTTGGCATGGGTGATGTTTTGATTGATGGTCAAACAACTG GATTTTGTGCTGGCGGCTGTTCGGCAATTGCTGATTCTGGAACTTCTCTGTTGGTTGGCCCAACG ACAATTATTACTGAACTCAACCATGCTATTGGAGCAACCGGGATCGTAAGTCAAGAGTGCAAGACTGTGGTTGCAGAATATGGTGATACCATAATAAAGATGATTTTGGCAAAG GACCAACCACAGAAAATCTGTTCTCAGATTGGATTATGCACATTTGATGGGACTCACGGTGTGAG TGTCGGGATTGAGAGTGTTGTGGACAAGTCCTCTGCTGGCTTATCTGATGCAATGTGTTCTGCCTGTGAGATGACTGTTGTATGGATGCAAAATCAGCTCAAGCAGAATCAAACACAGGATCGCATACTTGACTATGTGAACCAG CTCTGTGATCGGCTGCCTAGCCCAATGGGAGAATCTGCTGTTGATTGTGCCGGTTTGTCTTCCATGCCTAGTGTATCTTTCACAATTGGTGGCAAACAATTTGATCTTGCCCCTGAACAG TACGTACTCAAAGTAGGTGAGGGAGAGGTAGCACAATGCATCAGTGGATTTACTGCTTTGGATGTCCCACCTCCTCGTGGACCACTCTG GATTTTGGGAGATGTGTTCATGGGTCAGTATCATACTGTATTTGACTTCGGCAATGAGAGAATTGGATTTGCAGAAGCTGCATAG